The following proteins come from a genomic window of Gimesia chilikensis:
- a CDS encoding DUF1499 domain-containing protein encodes MILFWCVSFFIAVWLGIVGVNSLTSPPDNLGVNDGKLSPCPESPNCVCSCDSSKLHEIAPLEFTDSPTQARERLLSVLAEFPGCQIVTGDENYLRAEFRTRWLRFVDDVEFLIEPGQNVIQVRSASRIGYSDLGTNRERIETIRQKFAATAL; translated from the coding sequence ATGATTTTGTTCTGGTGCGTCTCTTTTTTCATTGCCGTCTGGCTCGGCATCGTAGGGGTGAATTCCCTGACTTCCCCACCTGACAACCTGGGAGTTAATGATGGTAAACTCAGCCCCTGCCCGGAATCTCCGAACTGCGTCTGTTCCTGCGACTCCTCAAAATTGCATGAAATCGCCCCCCTGGAGTTTACCGATTCCCCGACTCAGGCGCGTGAGCGACTGCTGTCAGTCCTGGCTGAATTTCCCGGCTGTCAGATTGTGACGGGAGACGAGAACTATCTACGGGCGGAATTTCGTACACGCTGGCTACGGTTTGTCGATGACGTTGAGTTCCTGATCGAACCAGGTCAGAATGTGATCCAGGTGCGATCCGCATCACGCATCGGTTATTCCGACCTTGGGACCAACCGCGAGCGAATAGAGACGATTCGCCAGAAGTTCGCGGCGACCGCACTTTAA